TAGCTGTTGTTACAGTTAAAGTAGCTAAAGGCCCTAAAGCTGACGAAGATGACTCAGCTGAAGAAGAAGCAACAGAGGAATAAGTTGCTTGACTGAATCTACTGATACCAGTATTCAGTTAATCGTGGGCCTGGGTAATCCAGGCCCCGAATATCAGCATACTCGACATAATGCTGGATGGTGGTTTGTCGAATCACTAGCAAAATCATATAACTGCACGTTAAAACTCGAAAACAAGTTTTTTGGCTACACTGGTCGCATCTCCATTGGCGGTCAAGATATTCGCCTGTTAATCCCCACAACTTTCATGAATAAAAGCGGTCAAGCTGTTGCAGCTATGGCTAAATTTTATCGTATTCCATTATCGGGATTATTAGTGGCGTTTGACGAGTTAGATCTACCCCCTGGCGTAGCAAAATATAAAATTGGCGGCAGTTCTAGTCAAAATGGCATTCGCGATATTGTCAGTAAAATGGGCAACAATCGAGATTTTTTACGGTTACGGATTGGCATAGGTCATCCCGGTGATAAAAACCGTGTAACTGGCCATGTATTAGGTAAAGCCCCACAAAAAGAACAGCAGCAAATCGAAGATGCAATTGATGAAGCTACACGTTGCACTGATATTTTAATCAAAGATGATTTAAAAAAAGCGATGAACCGACTGCATTCTTTTAAAGCTGAATAGCTTTAAGGCTAAATAGCCAGAAATGCAAACATCAATTTATAAAAATTTACGTTTATTGGCTATATTACTCTCGCCAGTAAATATTATACGAATAAGAGGATTACAAAATGGGTTTTAAATGCGGCATTGTTGGCCTACCAAATGTAGGTAAATCTACGCTTTTTAATGCATTAACCAAAGCAGGCATTGAAGCAGCAAACTTTCCATTTTGTACGATTGAACCTAATACAGGTGTAGTGCCAGTTCCTGATTTACGTTTAGATAAATTAGCTGAAATAGTTCAACCTAAACGTATTCTTCCTACCACAATGGAATTTGTAGATATTGCAGGTTTAGTAGAAGGAGCATCTAAAGGTGAAGGTTTAGGTAACAAGTTTTTAGCTAACATCCGTGAAACTGACGCCATTGGCCACGTAGTACGTTGTTTTGATAATGACAATATAGTGCACGTTGCGGGCAAAGTGAGTCCTAAAGATGACATTGAAATCATCAACACAGAGTTAGCCTTATCTGACTTAGATACCACAGAAAAAGCGCTATTCAGAGTCGCTAAAAGAGCCAAAGGCGGCGATGCTGACGCGAAAGCAGAAATGAAGGTATTAGAAAAAATTAAACCTCATTTAGATGAAGGTGAACTATTACGTTCGGTTGAGTTAACTAAAGACGAACTGAAATTAATCAGTTACATGAACTTCTTAACACTAAAACCTACTATGTATATTGCTAACGTCAATGATGATGGATTTGAAAATAACCCTTACCTAGATCAAGTACGCGAAATTGCTGCTGCAGAAGGCTCGGTTGTGGTTGCGGTTTGTGCTGAAATAGAAGCAGAAATTGGTGAACTAGACGAAGAAGAAAAAGCTGAATTTATGGCTGATATGGGCTTAGAAGAGCCTGGGTTAAATCGCGTTATTCGTTGTGGTTATGAACTACTAGCTTTACAAACTTACTTCACAGCTGGCGTACAAGAAGTGCGAGCTTGGACTTTCCCTGAAGGTTCTACCGCCCCTCAAACTGCCGGTGTGATCCATAGTGACTTTGAAAAAGGTTTTATTCGTGCTGAAATTATTAGCTACGAAAACTTCATCGAATTTAAAGGTGAACAAGGTGCTAAAGATGCAGGTAAATGGCGTTTAGAAGGTAAAGATTACATAGTTAAAGATGGTGATGTCATTCACTTCAGATTTAACGTGTAAATCTGTAAAAAATATTTCAATTGATATTGTAAAAAAGGGGAGCTATTAAGCTCCCCTTTTTATATTTGCTAGTTTTGGTAAAACCAATATACCAATCAGCTTATAGCAAGGTTATAGCAGTCCTTACATCCCTGATTGACCACCCGCGGCTCTGGTTTGTAGGCTTAGTGGGCTAAGTCAAAAATCAGCAACAAAGAGTAAAAAGCGTTTAGGAAGAACCCTTCGGGCAGCGCTTGTACGGCATTTCTACTGCTTCATCACTCATTCAAGTAGAACACTACATCACTCTTGCGCTTCATTGTATAAATACCGTACAACTCGCTGTAAAAACATTCAACAAAGATCAACAACCCCTAAGATATTCTTTGTTTAATTCAGTTAAGCAATCACTCTTGTACAAGGCAGCTGCAGCTGATATTCCCGCGCCACCTAATAAGAAATTCCGTCTACTAGTCATGTTGAACCTCTATACATATTAAATTTAGTTAAATGCCATGGGGTATAAAGTGCCATGTTTAGGTTTATCTGATAGTGAGAGAACATCATTGAAGGTAATAACTTCATAGACAAGATCTACAGCAGGAATATTGTTATAACCTGAACGTTTATGAGCCGTTTCATTTTTATACAATAAATTTTTCGGACCTGGGGCTTGGTGTGTATCTATGCCCCCTGTTGCCAGATTATGCCACTTATGCACAAAAGGTATTTTAATCGAGTTTTGTTCCACCAAATTAAAACCTAAATCTCCATTATGAAAGTTAACGTCGATTTCAAAATCATTTTGATAAAGTACGTTATATTTGGCCTCTTGCTGGATTGCAATATGACGAATTTTTCTGACTCTTTCATTGGTCACTAAAATATATTGCCCTCTAATGTCGTAATAACAATTACCTTCACCACCTTTGTTATAACAACGATAAATATCGTTGTATCTCAATGTCAGGTGCCGAGTATGAGTACCGATCCAAATTGGATCTGTGCCCGACTCAAGTAACACAGTATCCTGCATCCAAGAATTTTTTGTTGTTCCATCAAATTTAACCAAGCCAACATACAAACTATCATCAATTAAGGGATTCACTTTATCTGGATTGTTTAGGTTAACTTTATAGTCATTTCTAAATGGCCAAGCTATATCTGGCACTGATTCGTTTGGTTCATCAAAGTTATTACGATCTAAAGGTTGATAGGTGGCTGTGGCATCTTTTACTTGATATTTAATGGTTAAGTTCTCAATCCCTGAGTTTTCTACATCGTCAAAATTAATGGCAAACAATTTTCGTGAGCCACTTTCTTGCCATTTATGTTTGATACGCACAATGATTATAGTGTTGTTTTTATCTTCACCCCTTAACACAATACCAGACTTCATATTTAAAGGTTGGTCGAGGTAATGTATGCCCTCTTCAACCAGTATGTAAGCCGAGCTTGTATTATTGGGGATAATGACATTATCAATTATGTCTTGAAATGCATTAATATCTGTCTCTGTTACAGATTTTGTTGCTACTTTGGTTAATGCTTCTTTACACGGTATACCATCTTCAACACCAGCCAATTTCCACTCTTGCATGGTAGAAAAATTACTATCATTTTTGCTTTCGTCATAAACCCAATTAGGATCCCCTACTCGATTAGCATTTGCACAGTGGTCAGAACTAATAGGATCTTCAGGCACTTCAGGTATTTTAACTGGCTCTTTAGGAAGTCCTTCAACGGTAGGATCTTCAGGGCTGTTTGACTGACAACTTAACAATATACTTGCCAAAAATGCGATTAAAAATATAGGGACTTTTCTTGTATTCACTTAAATTCCTGAATGTTAAATGAGCTCAAACTTCGTACAACAACCAAAAGAATAACCTTGGAATATATTCAATTAACAAGAGTTTGGCTCAGATGGATTCATTTAAAATGGTAAGAAGTTTTGATTAATTAAACTTCATTGGATATAAGGTGCCATGTTTAGGTTTTTGGGAAAGTTGTTGAACATCTGCAAATGTGATGACTTTATACACAGTTCCCCACCAAGGAATATTGTTGTAACCTGCTCGCTGATGATCTGTAGAGTTTTTATAGGTCAGATTATTAGGGCCTGGCGGTCTATGAGTGCCTGCTCCACCAGTAGAAATGTTATACCATTTGTGTACAAACGGAAGTTTAATTGAATTACCTTCAATCAAGTTATATCCAAAATCAGCATCATGAAAGTTCACATCAACTTCGAAATTATTTTGGTAAAGCACATTAAATTTAGCTTCTTTTTGCACAGAAACATGGCGGATTTTTCTGACTCTTTCTTTAGTTACCAGAATATACTGCCCTCGAATATCATAATAACAATTGCCTTCTCCACCTTTGTTATAACAACGGTAGATATCATTATATCGGAAGGTTAAATGATGTGTATCTGGACCTGTCCAGATGGGATCTGTTCCCGATTCAAGAATAACAGTATCTTGCACCCAAGAGTTGTTCGTAGACCCATCAAACTTGATCATGCCAACATATAAGTCATCATCTGCTATCGGATTCAGTTTATTAGGATTATTTAATTTAACTTTGACTTCATTTTGAAATGGCCAAGCTTCACCAGCAACGGTGGTAGATGGTTCGCCATAATTGTTACGATCTAATGGTTGATAAGTACCGGATGCATCTTGGACTTGATATTTAATCGTTAGGTTTTCAATACCCGCATTGACTACATTATCAAAATTAAAGGCATATATTTTGCGTTTACCATTTTGTTGCCATTTATGCTTTAAGCGAACAATGATTTTTGTATTATTTTTGTTTTCTCCTCTGAGCACAATACCGGACTTCATATTTATCGGTTGGTCTAAATAGTGAGTACCATTTTTAATCAAAATATGAGCTGATTTTTTACCTGCAGGAACAGAAGCATTATTTATCTTATTTTGTAAGGCACTGACCCCTGTATTGGTTAACCATTTTGTAGCGACTTTCGGCACTGATTCAGCACAAGGAACCCCTCCTGATACGCCTGCCCATTTAGTTTTAGCCATAGAAGGAAAAGCATTATCAAATTTAGTCGCATCATAAACCCAGTTAGGATCGCCGATTCGATTACCCTGATTACATTGTGCGTTACTTAAAGCACTAAAAGTCAAAGATGAAATTGCTAATACCGATGTCAACATAAGATTAAATTTCATTTCATATCCTTATTTGTTTTCATTCATTATTAAAATTTATGTCAATCCAATGATTGTAATATTTGAAAGACAACCTATATGACAACTGACAAGCATTAAATTTACCAACATTTACAACCATGTCAACAATATAGATACAATTTATATTTATTTCATTAACAAAAGTAACAAAAGCCACTACCCAAAAGTAAAATAATCAATAAAATTCAGATAGTTAATAAAATATGATACTACTGAAACTTTACTAGCCTTAGCCGTATTGAGCCTTATCAATACATTGTCGCTGTTATTTTAGTAGCTAAAAACTTGAATATAATATGTTCTTTAACCTAGATTAAAGCACGTAAGCCGCCCATACCTGTATGACATCTTATAATAAAAAGTTATTTACATTAGAAATATGTAGAGAAAATAAATGAAAACTAGTTTGAATGGTGAAAGAGCAATAATTATTTATCAGCGCTTGATATACTCTTATAGGCAATAAAAAACTCAATAATTAGCCCCGCTAGGGTTTGGTTAGATATTCTAATTTTTATTACAGGGCTAATATTGAGTCACTAGATTAAATTAGCTACCTGCTATTTAGGGTATTTCTTATCCCAATAAGTTTTTACTTCTTTCTTTGATACAAAGCCATTACCGTCAGTATCCATCTCCTTAAACTGTTTGGTAATATATTTTTCATTGAAGCTATCGCCCTGTTTCTCGGCTTTGTTCTTCTTCCATTTTAAATATCCCTGCAAAGAGGTGCCTTCAGATGATTCTTTTGCCTGAGCCACAAACGCAGCACTCATTATTGCTACTAAACAAATAATTTTTTTCATGATAGTCCTTAAATAGAATTTCTTATGAGTAATTAACCTGAGCCTTGGTGAATAAATACTGCTAGATCTGTTATTAATCTAGCAGTATTACAAACTTCAGCGCTATTTCACCCTAGCAAGGTTTACTCTTAGTTAGCTTCATATACGGCAAAGTTATCTAATAACACTGAATCGCCTGGGTTTAATCCATTAAAATATATTTCTAATAGGATAGCTTTTTGCTGGTCCCAACCTGTTGCCGGAACAGTAAATATACTGGTGTCAGTTGAATCATCAGAATCCCAGTTGGTATTAACGAACTCTACGTATTGCCATTCAGTTGAACTACCATCTAAGTCGCCGACCCATTCAGGACCTTCGTTTCTAAGTGAATAATCATTATCTCTACGGTTAATCAAAGAGTGGCGTATGCTGAAGTCTTGATTATCAGGATTAGTCACAACCTTAACCCAAATTGAAGCTTTGAATTGTTTACCTACACTGCTGCCATTTGAAGGGTTGTATAAACGTCCAGCTTGGCCCCAAGCACTCCATTGTTTATGGGTAATACCAACGGCATAAGTGCTGACAGAAGCATCATCTTTCAATGTCACTTTAAAAGCGTTACCTGATAAACCAGCACCTTCTTCTAACGCTAATGTTATACCGTTAGTCGTTGTCCACTTGGTGTTGGTACTGTCTTCTTTAAGCTTGTCAAAGTTACCATCCAAGTCATAAGCTGACTTACACATATGATTGGTAACAAAGCCTGCTTCGATACTATCTGATATGGGTGAATCTGCACCTAACAACTCTGCATTAATATTTATACTTCCCAGATTATCATTGTTAGGCGTAGTTAAAAGTGCAGAGGTTTTTTCAGTATCGATATAGGAAATAGCAGTGCTATCAACTATTTCACCTGCCAAAGTCCAGTCATACACAAAATCACCTGAAAGGGTTTGACCTTGTTCTGCTATAGGCATAGCAGTTAATGGTAAAAATGAACAAGCAGGGAATTGTAGCGCATCAGGTTGTTCACCTTTTGCTGTTGTTAATTCTATAGATGTCATTCCTTTGGGTGGATTAACCACATCAACATCAAGGGTATAAGAGATATCACTGTTTTCATTAGATGTAATAACAAGTGTTGTACTACCAATGACTTTTCCTGTTACCAGCCCTTGTGCATCTACAGTCGCGATATCTGTATCAGCTATCTGCCAGCTAAAATCTTGATAAGCTTTACTAAACTTAGCTTCAGGTAAAGCCCAGGCAACAGCTTGAGCTGAGTTATCAAGAGGAACAGATAATTTAGATCCTGATATGCCTTCAATCTCATCTGGGATACCATTAAATGTCAATTCAACATAACGTATCGTTTCCGTGACCTCAGAATCTGCGGGATAATCATATCCATTATCA
The sequence above is a segment of the Paraglaciecola sp. L3A3 genome. Coding sequences within it:
- a CDS encoding twin-arginine translocation signal domain-containing protein: MTSRRNFLLGGAGISAAAALYKSDCLTELNKEYLRGC
- a CDS encoding Ig-like domain-containing protein, giving the protein MKINVFSRTFACTLGLSLLTACGGDNEGFESPFKSKEPAQFANEKLVKAFDESQGILQIDLFEGATSDGISLSENSGSAQVRTFQVDEDSWNALRVTGIWDEKNLTDQQILDASSQSLFRVNGSTLLVDTDMLDDHLHANGDVSSHTYKITFNLDNGYDYPADSEVTETIRYVELTFNGIPDEIEGISGSKLSVPLDNSAQAVAWALPEAKFSKAYQDFSWQIADTDIATVDAQGLVTGKVIGSTTLVITSNENSDISYTLDVDVVNPPKGMTSIELTTAKGEQPDALQFPACSFLPLTAMPIAEQGQTLSGDFVYDWTLAGEIVDSTAISYIDTEKTSALLTTPNNDNLGSININAELLGADSPISDSIEAGFVTNHMCKSAYDLDGNFDKLKEDSTNTKWTTTNGITLALEEGAGLSGNAFKVTLKDDASVSTYAVGITHKQWSAWGQAGRLYNPSNGSSVGKQFKASIWVKVVTNPDNQDFSIRHSLINRRDNDYSLRNEGPEWVGDLDGSSTEWQYVEFVNTNWDSDDSTDTSIFTVPATGWDQQKAILLEIYFNGLNPGDSVLLDNFAVYEAN
- the ychF gene encoding redox-regulated ATPase YchF, encoding MGFKCGIVGLPNVGKSTLFNALTKAGIEAANFPFCTIEPNTGVVPVPDLRLDKLAEIVQPKRILPTTMEFVDIAGLVEGASKGEGLGNKFLANIRETDAIGHVVRCFDNDNIVHVAGKVSPKDDIEIINTELALSDLDTTEKALFRVAKRAKGGDADAKAEMKVLEKIKPHLDEGELLRSVELTKDELKLISYMNFLTLKPTMYIANVNDDGFENNPYLDQVREIAAAEGSVVVAVCAEIEAEIGELDEEEKAEFMADMGLEEPGLNRVIRCGYELLALQTYFTAGVQEVRAWTFPEGSTAPQTAGVIHSDFEKGFIRAEIISYENFIEFKGEQGAKDAGKWRLEGKDYIVKDGDVIHFRFNV
- the pth gene encoding aminoacyl-tRNA hydrolase is translated as MTESTDTSIQLIVGLGNPGPEYQHTRHNAGWWFVESLAKSYNCTLKLENKFFGYTGRISIGGQDIRLLIPTTFMNKSGQAVAAMAKFYRIPLSGLLVAFDELDLPPGVAKYKIGGSSSQNGIRDIVSKMGNNRDFLRLRIGIGHPGDKNRVTGHVLGKAPQKEQQQIEDAIDEATRCTDILIKDDLKKAMNRLHSFKAE